GCTCAATCGCGTCAACCCGGCTTCTAAACCATAGCACCCAGCAATAGGCCAGGTTAAGCAGCGCGCTGCTCTTGACCACGTCTTTGGGCAGGGCTTCCAGCCAAGACCAGACGGTTTCGATCTCCCCTTTGTTCACCGTGTGGTGCCAGTTTTTGGCGATCAGGCCGGCGGCCCGGTGATAGTCTGGGGCGGCGAGCGCGTAAGCCACGGCGTCGGCAACCTGCCCCTGCTGCTCGCACCATGCGGCGGCGCGTGTCAGGAGTCGCACAACCCGATCAGGTTCCGCCTGATGAAGCCGGGCGCGCAGCAGATCGGCAAAGAGGTGATGATAACGGTACCAGATCCGCTTATCATCCAGAGAAACCAGGAAAAGATTGGCTCGTTCCAGGTACTCCAGAATGGAGACTGATTGGCTCTTAAATCCTTCCTCGTCAGCCAGCACAGCATCGCACAGGGGGGCGGTCAGGCGCTCCAGAATTGAGGTATGCAGAAGAAAATGCCGGATTTCCTGCGGCTGGCCGGCCAAAACCTCTTCCAACAGATAGTCCAGAATGTAGCGATTGGTGCCGGAGAAACCTTTGATAAACCCGGTTACATCTTCACGATCGCGCATGGAGCGCGCGCCTTGCAAAGCAAGGGCCGCCATCTGCAAGCCGGCAATCCAGCCTTCCGTACGCTTTTTGAGTACCGCCACCGCTCCGGTATCCAGGCCGAGACCCATAACCTTGTTCAGGAACTGGGCCGTTTCTGGCTCTGTAAAGCCAAGCTCGGCGGCCCGGATTTCAATTACCTGGCCGCGCGCTCGCAAGCGGGCTAAAGGAAGCGGAGGGTCAGAGCGACTGGCAATGACCAGATGGAAGGTTCGGGGACAGTGGTCGAGCAAAAAAGTCATGCCCTCGTGGATAGTTTGGTTACTGATAAACTGGTAGTCGTCCAACACCAGGGCCATCTCGCCGCCGGCGGCATCCAGGTTGTTGATGAGGCTGGTCAGGATCGCTTCGGGGGGCGCTTGTGGGGCCGCGGCTACAAGTTGGGCAGCTTCGCCGCCGACCGTATGATCAGCCTCTTGCAGGGCAGTGACCAGATAACTCAGGAAGCGTCCGGCCTGGTTGTCATTCTTATCCAGAGACAGCCAGGCTACCGGCATATCACAACCGGCGACACAAGAAGCCACCAGGGTGGTCTTACCAAAACCGGCGGGGGCGGTTATCAACGTCAGCGGGCCGTGCAGCCCCTGGGTGATCCGCGCTTGAAGCCGAGGCCGGGGGACCAACTCTGACCGGGTGAAGGGCCAGTGCAGCTTTGTGCGGATGAGGGTGTTGGTCTTTTGCATACGGCAATCTCCGGTGATAATGGGAGAACACGATCATGCTCCCTGATTTGCATCATCTATGATCTGTACAGCCTTCACTTCCACGGGCAAAGTAGGGGTATTTCAACCATTGCCGTTAACCAGCCAGAGGCAAGCGATCTGGCGTGACTATGATACCATCAAGTGAACGGCATGGTCAAGAGGCAATTGTCTTGGCGACCCCTGAGCAGGACATTGCGTAGGGCTAACATCGCTTGCGTCCTACCTCGGCTCCAGCGCATCTGTCTTGGCTACTTAGCTCATCCGCCCGGTTCTGATGTGCTGATATGATCCAAATCAAGTATCATGCGAAAAAATCGACAAGATACGGGGAGACCATTTCCGTATGCTCACATCCCTTTTCACTTTCTGCAACAACTTCGGTAGCCGGATCAAACAATGGGTCAAGCCGACCACCACTATGCTCGTCGCTGCCTCGCTGACAGATATGACCCGCAGCAAGGCCGATCTCATCGCCGAAAACGCGATGGCTCCGCCAACAACTCATCGTGCTCAACCGCCAGATCAAACGTCCCCAATTGACCAATGGCGACCGTTTTCGCCTGGTGCTGCTGGCTCGCTGCACCCAATTCTGGCAACAAGCCCTGCATATCGTCCAACCTGATACCCTGATCCGATGGCATCGGGAGCTATTCCAACTCTACTGGCGCTACAAGTCACGGAAGAAGAACCGCGAACCCCGTATCACCCAGGAAATCATCGCTCTCATCAAAAAACAAAGTTGCATCGCCTGGTGGGTCATTTGCCATGCTTATGCAGATTCTTTAGTGATTCTTTCAATGATCGATTTGCGTCGTCGTATACGGCGAATACAAGCGCCGGTGATGGCCGGGAGGCTCGCTTGCCGGTAAACTTCGCCGCCCTTGAGCGAAGTGAAACTAAAAATGTGGCCGATGACCACCACAGCCTGGCTTTTAGCCGCCTGTTGCGCGGCGGCGGTAGCCTGCGCTTCGTCGCTTTGGTCATCAAAAGTGATAAATTTTATCGGCCGGCCATTGACGCCGCCTTGTTGATTAATCTCTTCCATGCATAGCGTCACGCTTTGAATCTGCTCCTCGCCATAGCTGGCATCTTCCCCGCTGATTGGCCCAACTACGGCAATGTAGATGGCCTCGTTGTCCGGCCTGAAGACAAACCAGCCGACCGCTGCAACCACGACCAGCAAAACCAGAGTCGCTACAACCCACCCGATAGAACGCCGGTTTAATTTCGATGTCATCGCATGACCTCCTGCCGCACGTTTTGAATTTATGTGGTTATCAAATGAATTTGGATTTTTATCTGGCCCTGTGATTATTTTATCAGAAATGGAAGGAAACGGTATACCAAAAATTGGTTATTTTTGATTGCCTTAATCCGGCAAAACGTTGAATTAAGCATAATCGGTGTCCAGTTAAAAACCCCCCCAATTATTGGGGCTGACAAACCAGCCAAGATACTTTATTATACAACAAGAATTTCCCTTTTTTTAATCCAGCGATTAATATTACAGCGTAAAAGGTATTCCCACCCTACGGCCGATAGTGAACAATCTATAACTTGATAAGGAGTCAAATTATGTATACCCCCATCAAATCAACCCTGGTTATTTTTCTACTTATTGTTTTGTTCGTTGGAGCGTGTTCTGCGCCGGCGCCCCCCAGTATCTCCCAGCCGCCGCCCGCGGCAACCAGCGCACCGCCAACTGTGGCGGCGGTATTGGATGATCCCTTTGCCTATTGCGCGGCGGTGGGATCAATTGACGCCCCGGACGCGCGCTACAATGGCCCCAAGTTGCCCGCTTCTGTTGCGCAAAACGCGATAGAGCAAGGTATCGTTCCACCCGACATGCCGCCGGATATCCAAATGGCGATGGAGTGGCGCTGCATGAACGGCCAGGTGTGGGTCTGCCACGTGGGCGCCAATTTGCCGTGCGGGGAAAAAGCTGACCTATCCAAGACGCCCACTTCGGCTATGGAAGACTTTTGCCAGGCGAATCCGACCGCCGATAACATCCCGGCTGTGGTGACCGGACGCGCCACCGTGTACGAGTGGAAGTGCAATACCGGAAAAGCGGAAATCATCCGCCAGATTTTCCAGGCAGACCCCCAGGGCTATCTGGCCGATTTCTGGTATCAACTGGCACCGCCCCCCATTATTGCGCGCAATCAACCTCTTCGTTTCGATGTCGGGCCGATGACAGTGCAAGTGACGGGCACCGTCGTCAGCGGCCAGCGCGACTATTACCCGTTGAGCTTGATGCAAGGTGAACTGTTGCAGGTTCAGCTCACGGCGTTAGAATCCAATGCCGCGTTCTCCCTCAAGACGTCGGAGGGAACGCCCTGGCCCGGCACTGAAGAAGGCACGGACACTACCAGCGGCTTTTGGATCGTCCCCGCCGATGGCGAGTATCTTATCGACGTCGGGCCGACGCGCGGCAATGCCAGCTATACCTTGAACGCGCAAACGCAGGACCCGGCCTATGCGCCCGCGCCTGATTGCGCCGCCATTGGTGCGGCGGCGGAAAAGGCCCTGGGCGTCAAATTCGCCCAATCCAGCAAGGCCTTTAACGACGGCGGCAAGAGCGGCGGCGTCGGCTGCGCGCTGACGGCCTCCGCCACCGGGGCGCAGTGGGCCGAGGCGCAAACTCCGCTTGACCAGCTTCGTCCCACGCTCAACGGGTGGGCGGATGAAGGTATGCTGGCCGGCGGCGCAACGGGCGTTGTTTATAGTTTCTCCAAAGACGACCAGTGGCTAATGGTAAGCTCAAGCTGGCAGCCTTCGCCCGACGCCAATTGTCCCCCAGACCAGCCTATCTCGGCCTGCGATGTCAAGCCGGAACAAAAACTGTACACGCTGGAGCTTATCGCGGCGCAGGGGGTGTGGAGCCAGATGGCTTACAAGCCTGTTTCCCGCCCGGTGTGCAACCAGTTGAACCAAGATTTGATAACCGCCGCATCGGTTGGCTTTGTTCAGTCTTTTGCCGCGCCGTTCACCGATTTCATCAGCGGCGAAAGCGGCCTGGGCTGTGCGCTTGAGGCCAGCGGCACGGGTTTAGAGTTCAAAAGCGCGCCCGAAGTGATGAATCAATTACGCGGCGCGCTGGCCGGCTGGACCGAAAATCCCACCTACCAGGCCGATGGTCCCACCGGCACGGCGATGGCTTTTACCCGCGATAAGGCCTTGTTACTGGTCAACGTGGACTGGCAGCCTTCGCCCGACGCCAACTGCCCACAAGATCAGCCCATCTCAGCCTGCCCGCTCAAGCCGGAGCAGCAACTGTATATGATCAAGGTCCAGGCGGCGCACAAGTAACCATCAGAGTGTCAATTTTGCGGCCTGTACTGCACAACACGAGCGCCCTCCCGGCGAGCCGGGAGGGCGCTCGTTGTTTGGCAAGTCCCATTCTTATCATTTTTCCACTGGGAAGCTGCGCCATTACCATTGGATTTATTTTTAAAATCATTACCTTATGGTATACTTTAATGAGTTGCCTCTATTTTTATTCACTCACAAAACTATAGTTTTTCAGACAAAGATTTTGACCGGGTAAGCCAGGAACTTAGTTCCTGACCTCCCCAAAGCTGCCGCCACTACGGCAGATTCAAAAACACTATCTGAATATCTAATATCATACCGTGTCCAGGGGAAAAAGAAAATGTTAAGAAACTACAAGGGAGTTACCTTATTTATAGCCATGCTCATGATGGCGTTGGTCGCCGCTCAATGCGATACGACGGCGACAGTTGAAGCTATCCCCACGGCCACCCCGGCCGCCGTTCCAGTAGTCGAGTCCGCTCCGGCCGGAGGAGTAGCCACAGAGCCGGCTGCGCCAGCGCCCGCCTTTGAGGCGGCGGGCGTGACTAATTTGCCCGACCTGTCCGGGCAGACGCTCCATATTTTAACCTGGGATGGTTATGCCCCGGATGAGTTGGTCGTCGCGTTTGAGCGGGCCACCGGAGCCAAGGTCGAAATAACTTACATTGAAGACAACGACGAACTGGTGGCTAAACTCCAAAACGAGCAGAAGGGTTGGGATATTGCTCAACCAACCTTAACTGAATTGGGGCTGACCCAGCAACTTTATAAACTTTACCAGCCTATTGATACGGCCCGGGTTACCAATCTGGACAAGGTGATTGGCTCCCTCAAGGAACAGGTGGTTAAGTATTCCACGGTGGAGGGCAGCCAATACGGTCTACCCTTTACCTGGGGTACCTCAGGCCTGATTGTCAATACCGCCAAAATTAAAGAACCAGTCACTTCTTACCGGCAATTGTGTGACGCCAAGTATGCCGGCCGTATCACCTATCGTTATCGTTACGCTACCTTAGTTTGGGCGGCCTATGGCCTGGGCCGCGACCTATACGCCGCAGCCGATAAGCCGGACGAGTGGCGAAAGATTATGGAAGAGGCCCTGGCCTATCTGGTTGAGTGCGACCCCAATGTCAAATCCTATTGGACCAGTCGTCAGGAGAGTATTGACTTGATGCTGCGGGAAGAGACCTACCTGGCCGAAGGATGGGACGGCACCGGCTGGTTGTTGAGCCAATCCAAACCGGAAATCAAGTATGTCGTTCCCAAAGAAGGGGGTTTGGGGTGGGTTGATACCCTGGCCATTCCGGCCCAGGCCGACAACCTGGAAGCAGCTTATGCCTGGATTAACTACATGTACGAGGCCAAAAATGCGGGCAAATTGGCCGAGGTCAGCGGCTATATGCCAGCGGTAGAGGAGGCCATCAATTATTTATCTAAAAACCGCGCGGCCTTAATTAAAGAAAGCTTACCGCCAGAAGCCATTGATAACATCAAATGGTCTCCCCCCCTCACCCCGGCGTTGGAGGAGATTAATGCCGAAATGGTTGAAAACTTGCGGCTTGTGGCCGAAAATCGGACGCGTCAGGTTGACGTAGAGGCCATTACTGCCCGCTTTGACGTGGCCGGCCTGGCCGAATTGCCCAATCTCTCCGGGCAGACCCTGCGCCTGTTGACCTGGGAAGGGTATGCGCCTGACGATTTAAAGCAGGCGTTTGAGCAGGCTAGCGGGGCCAAGGTGGAAGTTACCTACGTTTCAGACAACGACGAATTGATAAGCAAACTCCGCGAAAACGGAGGGGGATGGGATTTGGCCCAACCGACAGCGGCCGAGGTGTTGGTGGCCCAGCAGTTATACCACATCTACCAGCCGTTTGAGATCAATCGAATTTCAAAGCTGGCCGGTGTAAATTCTACCCTTAGGGAGAAGGTAGCTACTCACGCCACGTTGGATGGTCAGACTTACGCCGTTCCCTTTACCTGGGGCGCTACCGGCTTGATTGTCAACACGGCCAAAGTCAAGGAACCCATCACCTCTTATCTTCAGTTATGCGACCCCAAATACGCCGGCCGGGTGACGTATCGCTATCGTTACGCTATGTTTGTGGCCACAGCCTACGGCCTGGGCGACGACTTATATGCCGCTGCCAATGACCCGGCCGAGTGGCAGAAAATTATGGAAAAATCGCTGGATTACCTGATGAAGTGTCGGGGTAATGTTAGAACTTACTGGAATACGCGCCAGCAGAATATTGACCTGATGCTGCGGGAAGAGACCTACCTGGCCGAAGGATGGGACGGCACCGGCTGGTTGTTAAGCCGGCAAAATCCAGATATTAAATTCATTGCCCCCAAAGAAGGGGCAATAGGTTTTATTGACGTTTTTGCCGTCCCGGCCGGGGCCAAGAACTTGAATGCGGCCTACGCCTGGATTAACTACCTGCTTGAACCTAAAAATGCCGGTAAATTGGTACGCAGCAGTGGGTACCTGTCGGCCGTTGACGAGGCGGTAAACTATCTGCCTAAGGAGCAAATCGCCTTAATTAAAGAAAGCTATCCCCAGCAGGATTTCGACAACATCCGCTGGTCCCCGGCTCTGACGCCTGAGATTAAACAACTCAACATCGAAATCCCGAAAAAGTTGGAGGCTGAAGTAACCAAGAAGTAACCATCTTTTGGGAAGACTTCCGAGGTTTTCAAAACCTCGGAAGTCTCATGCATTACGTCCCTTCCGTTTCAAGCAGACCCAACAAGGCGGCCAGGGATTGCTGGGAATTAACCATAAAAGCTTCCAATAAGCGCTGGAAACGGTTCAATATCTGTTGAATCGTTTCTTTTTTAAAGGAATTCTGTTGATAGCTAATCTGCAATAACAATCTTGACCCCGGTATGACTTCGACGTTGAGCGGATAAGGCCACCGGTCTATCCAACGCGTGTTACGGATTTCCGGGCGGCGACCCGATTTTGGGGCGACCTCTTCCCCTGTGAGCACGGGACTCACGGGGTAATTCTGAAAGCGGAGCAGGCTCTCAAACAAAGGGTTAAAGTTCTCTCTCTCACCGGGAGAGAGGATAAAAGGCGGGTCATGCTCACGCTGCTGACGCAGTTCAACCTGTTGCTGCTGAAGGCGGGTCAGCCAGGGGATAAGGGGCATCGCCGGAGAAATGTCCACTGGCGCGGGTAAAATGTTAATCAGCAAGCCAACCATCATCTCAAAATCGGCTGCCGTTGGCCGGTCAGAAACCACCGTCCAAAAGGTGACTCTATCCCGGCCGGTGTAGTAGCGCAGCAGCAGCGCCCACACGCCCTGAGTTACGCTGTTCAGGGTCAGGTGATGCTGTTGGGCAAAGGATTGTAGCCGGCTGGTTGTATCCGGGGACAACCGAAGTTGCTGTTCGTCATAGTCGGCAGGCCGCAGTAAGTCATTCTGAGGTTTCCAGACCCTAAAGGTCTTTGAGACCTTTAGGGTTTCCAATTCTCGCAGCCAGGCGATGTAAGCCCGATAGGGTGGAGCAGGGAGCGTCGCTGGCGGAATTTCACCCCGGCAAAACGCTTCGTAAAATGTAAAGACGTCGCGCCAGAGGGGATAAGTTGACCAGCCATCCAGCAGTAAATGGTGATGGTTCCAGATAAACTCGCAGGTTTTGGCCCCCGTTTGGATGAGGGTCAATCGCATGAGCGGGGGAGAGGTCAAGTCGAAGCCGCGGGCGTGGTCGGCCTGTAACAGCTCGGCTAATTTTACCTGCTGTTGGGTTAAAGACATCTCTTGCCAATTGTGGTACTCCCAGGGAAGGCTGGCCTGCTGATGCACCACCTGGAGCGGTTCAGCCAAACCCTGCCACATGAAAGCAGTCCGCAACATCGGATGACGCTCTACCACGCGCTGCCACGCCCGTCGAAAGGCAGCAATATCCAGGTGGCCGTGCAAGGTACAGGCCCACTGTACCCGGTAAACGCTCGAACCGGGCGCGGCCTGAGTGTACGCCAGCATAGCCTGTTGCAGGGGCGAAAGAGGGTAAATGTCCTCGATGGAGGGGTTGTTGACCCATTGCTCGATCGTTGGCCGGTCGAGCCGGGCCAATGGAAAATCGAGCGGCATATAACGCCGGCCCTGTCCGGCTTGACCGGCGGCAATCAGCGAGCGTAAGATAGTGGTAAAGCTGTCGGCCAAGGCGGCGATGGTGGTTTGTTGATGGGCCAGCTCACTGTAGGTCCAATCCACGTAGAGGTGGCCGTCGGCAATGTAGCAGTCAACTTCTAACGGGTGACTGCGGTGGTTGGCGGGGCCGCGGGCCGGCCCGGTCAGCCGGCGAGTCGTGGACAGCGGCAGCAGGCGAAAGTCGCCTGCCGGCGGGGCCTGTTCAAATTGACCCAGGTAATTAAAACTTACTTCGGCTTGAGGCAAAGCTCGTAATTGGGCGGCAAGGTCGGCCTCGCCGTTGAGGTAGCGTAATAAGCCATAACCAAGGCCGCGCCGGGGGATACGAGCGAGGGTTTGTTGAACCAATTGGATGGCCTGCTCTGGCGAAGCGTCTACCGCCAGGCGCAGGGAGACGGGAAAGAGGGTGGTAAACCAACCAACGGTGCGCGAAAGGTCCAGGCCAGGCCCAATTTCCTCCCGGCCGTGTCCTTCCAGGTCAATCAATAGCGGCTTCAAATCCATACCTCTGGCCGCCAGCCAGCGGGCCAGGGTGAGGGCCAGGCCGGCCAGCAATATTTCGTTGACCTGGCTGCGATAGAGGGCCGGAACTTGGTGGAGTAAGGCGTGGGTAGCCTCAATATCGAGCGACGCCGACGCCACTCGGGCCGAGGCCTCGGTATTTTCGGCGGGGGGGTAGTCTATCGGCAGCCGGGCCGCCTGGGCCGGTAATTCGTTTAGCCAGTAGGCAGCTTCGGCGCGCAGGGCGTCGGATTGGGCGTACTCGCTTAACAGTTCGGCCCACTGTTTGAACGAAGTGGTCTTGGCTGGCAGCCGCAACGGCTCACTCTGAGCAAGCTGGCGGTAAGCCATCTGTAAATCTTCCCGCAAAATGCGCCAGGAAACGCCATCAACGGCCAGGTGGTGCACAACAATGAGCAACCCGGCCGCCTTTTGCGGGCCAAGCTGAAACAGAGCGGCCCGCAGCAGCGGCCCGGTGGATAGGTTCAAGCCAGCCTGCAATTCCTCGGCCACGGCTCGAATGGCTGCCTCTTGCTCCGGCGTGGATAGGGTTGACACATCGGTTTCGATTAAAGGGACAACGCTGGCATCCTCCTCAAGGTCGGCGTTTATTTGCTGCCAGCCGGCCGGGTCGTAGCGCCCAAAACGAAGCCGGAGCGCATCGTGGTGGCAGAGGAGGTGATGAATGGCCTGGGCCACCAGGGTTGGTTCAGGAGACGGCTCAAGCTCAAATAGCACCGGCATATTCCAATGGTGGGGCGCGGCAAAGTTCTGCTCAAAAAACCAACATTGAATGGGAGTCAGGGGTAGCGGGCCTGTTACCGGCCCCTGTTCGGCCTCGATGACGACGGCGGTGTCTACCACCTCGGCCAACCCGGCAATCGTCTGCCGCTCGAAAATTTGGCGGGGAGTGAGCCGCAGGCCGGCCTGGTTGGCCCGGGCGATAAGCTGTAGGCTGAGGATAGAGTCCCCTCCCAATTCAAAGAAGTTGTCGTCAATGCCCACCCGCTCAAAACCAAGCGCCTGGCCCCATAGTTCGGCCAGAATTTGCTCGACCCGGTTGCGCGGCGCGACAAAACTTTCCACCGGCGCGGAATCGGACAGGTCAACCGCCGGCAGGGCGCGACGGTCTACTTTGCCGTTTGGGGTTAGCGGTAACGCCTCCAGGAGCGCAAGCGCCGCGGGGAGCATATACTCTGGCAATTTGCCTTTCAAAAAGTGGTGGAGGTCACGTTTGAAGGTTAAGGGTTGAGTGGCCGAAGGTGATTGAGCCGGAACAATGTAGGCAACAAGGCGGTTGTGGCCGGCCTTGTCTGCTTGCGCGATGACTAACGCTTCGCGTACCTGAGGATGTTGGGCCAGGATGGCCTCGATTTCGGCCAATTCAACCCGGAAGCCTCGAATTTTGACTTGCTGGTCAAAGCGGCCCAGATATTCGATGGTACCATCCGACCGGTAACGAGCCATATCGCCGGTCTTGTACAGACGAGGGAAGGGAGAAGGGAGAGGAGAGAAGAGAGAGGGATGAAGGATGAAATTAATCTCCCCGTCTTCCGCCTTCATCCTTCCGCCTTCATCCCCTGTAAATGGGTTGTGAATAAACCTGGCGGCGGTCAGCTTGGGCTGATTGAGGTAGCCACGCGCTACTCCCTCGCCGCCAATGTGCAACTCGCCAGGCACGCCGACCGGCGCGGGCTGTAAATTTTGGTCGAGGATATAGACCTGCGCGCCGGGAATCACCCGGCCAATCGAGGAGGCCGACCAGGCGGCGGCTTCGGCGGTGTCTGACAATTGGCAGAGCGTCGCAACGACAGTGGTTTCGGTGGGGCCGTAGCCGTTCATCAATTGCACCCGGTTGCCGATGGCCCGGCGCCAAGCTGCCACTCGCTCTGGCAGCACCTTTTCGCCGCCAAAGCTGACCAGTCGCAACGAGGCTGGCAGTCGCCACGGCTCGTTAGCCAGGCCGGTCGCCAGTTCGTGCCAGAAGGCGGTCGGCAAAAACAGGGCCGTGATGCCTCCCTGCCGACACGCCTCCAGAAAAGCAGGAATAGAGCCGGCTATTTCCTCGGCGCGCAACGCCAACGTCGCTCCACAGGTTAGACAGGGATATATTTCTTCCACACTAATGTCAAAACTGATGGGAGCAAACTGTAAAACCCGGTCATTGGCCGTTAACCCATACATCGCCGTGGCTGTTTTGGCGTACCAGGCCAAAGAGTGATGCTCAATCATTACGCCTTTAGGTTGACCCGTGGAGCCGGAGGTGTACATTATGTAAGCCAGGTTCTCAGCCGTAGCCCCGCTCATCGGATTTTCCACGCTTTCCCGGGCAATGACGGCCCCTGCTGTGTCCAGGCAGATGACCCTGAGAGGCGCGATTTTAGATGTTAGATTTTCGATTTTAGCCGCAATCTGCTGTTGAGTGAGCAGGATAGGGGCCTGGGTATCGGCCAGCATAAAGGCCAGTCGTTCTGGAGGATAATCCGGGTCCAGGGGCAGGTAAGCCCCACCGGCCTTGAGGATACCCAACAGGCTCACCACCATCTCCGGGGAACGCTCGAAACAGAGACCAACCGGCGTCTCCGGCCCGACTCCCAACTTTTGCAAATAGTGGGCCAGTTGGTTGGCCCGCCGATTCAGTTCACGGTAGGTTAGCTCGGGTGCCTGGTGTCCAAGGCAAATCACGGCGACCGCAGCCGGGGTGCGCTCGGCCTGGCTCTCAAACAACTTGTGCAGGCAACGAGCGGGGGGGGAGATGTAGCTGGCCAGGCCATTCCACTCCACCAGCAGTTGATGCCGTTCGACCTGGGACAGCAGGGGTAAATCCGATAGACGTTCATCCGGCCTGGCCACGATACCCTTTAGCAGCATTTGAAAATGCCCGGCCAGCCGGGCGATGGTCGGCGGGTCAAACAGGTCGGTATTGTATTCAAACGCCCCGCTCAAGCCCTCGCTTTCTTGAATCAATTCCAGAGAAAGGTCAAATTGGGCCGCGCCGGGGTCAACCGGCAGCCAGGCGGCGGTCAGGCCAGGCAGGGCCAGGGCTTGCAAGGGTGGCTCGTTTTGCCAGCTAAACATCACCTGGAAGAGGGGGTGCCGGCCAGGGTCGCGTTCCGGCTGAAGCACCTCGACCAGTTGGTCAAAGGGAAGGTCTTGCTGGGCGTAAGCATCAAGGGCGACCTGGCGCACCCGCGCCAGCAACTCTCGAAAGGTGGGATTGCCAGACAGGTCGGCGCGCAGCACCAGGGTATTGACAAAAAAACCGATCAGGTTTTCAACCTCGCGGTGGCGGCGATTGGCAATGGGCGAGCCAACGGGAATGTCTAGCTGGCTGGTGTAACGATGCAGGAGGGTTTGAAAAGCGGCCAATAAGGTCATAAAAAGAGTAACTCCCTCCTGCTGACTCAAGACGCGGAGTGACTCGGCCAGCGAGCCGGGCAGGACAAACGTATAGGTTGCGCCACGGAATGTTTGCGTAGTCGGCCGAGGTCGGTCGGTGGGGAGTTGCAAAGTGGGCAGGTCATCAAGCTGCTGCCGCCAGTAATCCAGTTGGGGCCGGAGGGGAAAATCGTCACTCTCCGGTCTCGCCGCCAACCACTGCCGCTGCCAGAGGGCAAAGTCGGCGTATTGGAGGGGCAGGTTGGCCAGCGGAGAGGGCTGGCCGGCGGCGCAGGCCCGATAAAGAGTGGAGAGGTCCTGGAACATGATTTTTCTGGACCACCCATCAGAAACGAGATGGTGGAGAGTTAGCAGGAAGATGTGTTCCTGTTCAGCCAATCGTAATAACGTCGTCCGCCAAAGTGGGCCTCGCCCCAGGTCAAAGGGTTGCCGGGACTCTGCTGTAGCCAGCCGATGGGCCTCAATTTCTCGCTCGGCTGCGGGCAGTTGGGAAAGGTCCACCACCGGCAGCGGTAAGGTCAAGGTGGGGGCAATGCGCTGCGCCGGTTCCCCATTCACTACGGTAAAGGTCGTGCGCAAGGCGGCGTGGCGCTGCGCAAGCTGGTTGAGGCTGTGCGCCAGCGCGTCCACCTGGAGTGGGCCGCTGAGGCGAATAGCCGTCGGCACGTTATAAGCAGCGCTGGCGGGGTCTAGCTGGTGCAGAAACCATAGTCGTTGTTGGGCAAACG
This genomic interval from Anaerolineae bacterium contains the following:
- a CDS encoding ABC transporter substrate-binding protein; the encoded protein is MTSKLNRRSIGWVVATLVLLVVVAAVGWFVFRPDNEAIYIAVVGPISGEDASYGEEQIQSVTLCMEEINQQGGVNGRPIKFITFDDQSDEAQATAAAQQAAKSQAVVVIGHIFSFTSLKGGEVYRQASLPAITGACIRRIRRRKSIIERITKESA
- a CDS encoding extracellular solute-binding protein, translated to MLRNYKGVTLFIAMLMMALVAAQCDTTATVEAIPTATPAAVPVVESAPAGGVATEPAAPAPAFEAAGVTNLPDLSGQTLHILTWDGYAPDELVVAFERATGAKVEITYIEDNDELVAKLQNEQKGWDIAQPTLTELGLTQQLYKLYQPIDTARVTNLDKVIGSLKEQVVKYSTVEGSQYGLPFTWGTSGLIVNTAKIKEPVTSYRQLCDAKYAGRITYRYRYATLVWAAYGLGRDLYAAADKPDEWRKIMEEALAYLVECDPNVKSYWTSRQESIDLMLREETYLAEGWDGTGWLLSQSKPEIKYVVPKEGGLGWVDTLAIPAQADNLEAAYAWINYMYEAKNAGKLAEVSGYMPAVEEAINYLSKNRAALIKESLPPEAIDNIKWSPPLTPALEEINAEMVENLRLVAENRTRQVDVEAITARFDVAGLAELPNLSGQTLRLLTWEGYAPDDLKQAFEQASGAKVEVTYVSDNDELISKLRENGGGWDLAQPTAAEVLVAQQLYHIYQPFEINRISKLAGVNSTLREKVATHATLDGQTYAVPFTWGATGLIVNTAKVKEPITSYLQLCDPKYAGRVTYRYRYAMFVATAYGLGDDLYAAANDPAEWQKIMEKSLDYLMKCRGNVRTYWNTRQQNIDLMLREETYLAEGWDGTGWLLSRQNPDIKFIAPKEGAIGFIDVFAVPAGAKNLNAAYAWINYLLEPKNAGKLVRSSGYLSAVDEAVNYLPKEQIALIKESYPQQDFDNIRWSPALTPEIKQLNIEIPKKLEAEVTKK